The Marinomonas profundi DNA segment CCAAGCCAACATCCATTTGCATAATGGTGATGCCGGTTTCTCTGTCGCCAGCGATTAAGGCGCGATGAATCGGCGCCGCACCACGCCAGCGAGGCAGCAAAGACGCATGCACATTGAGGCAACCAAACTTAGGCGCCTCCAGTACGTCTTTTGGCAAAATGATGCCGTACGCCGCGACTATCATTAGGTCCGCTTTCAATGCCGTAAGTTGCGCCTTGTCTTCCTCTAGCTTGAAATTCAGCGGCTGATAAACCGGAATATCATTGGCAATAGCAAGTTGCTTCACGGGGCTTTGTACCAGCTTTTGACCACGTCCCGCAGGACGGTCTGGCTGGGTGTAAACGCCGACGATGTGATACTGGTTTTCAGCGTTTGAATCTTTCATGTTTATTAAGAGTGCCTGCAGGCTGGCCGCTGCGAATTCGGGTGTGCCAGCAAAAACAATACGAAGTGGTGAGGTTGACATAGGGTTTCCTTAACAAAAAATCAGGCCAAAGCCTGATTTTGTAATAGGTTCTTAATGATCCAAAGACGCAACACGAAGCCGCTTTCTAACCTTGTTTCTGCGCTAGCTTGTGGGCTTTTTCAAGCTTGCTCTTGATGCGGTTACGTTTTAATGGCGACAAATAATCCACCATCAACTTGCCGTCAAGGTGATCCACTTCGTGTTGTACGCACACCGCCATCAGCTCGTCCACTTCCAGTTCAAAGGGCTTGCCATGACGGTCGAGTGCTTTGACGCGTACTTTGGCCGCACGATAAATGTGCTCGTAAAAACCCGGAACCGACAAACAGCCTTCTTGGCATTCGTTTGGCTCGTCGTCTAGGACGACAAATTCAGGGTTAATAAAAACGATGGGCTCGTTACGTTCTTCAGAGAAATCCATCACCACAAGGCGATAATGATAATCCACTTGCGTCGCCGCTAAGCCCAAACCATTTTCGTCATACATGGTATCAAGCATGTCGTCGATTTGAGTTTGCAGCTCGTCAGTGAATTCGGTAATGGGCTTCGCAATGGTGCGTAAGCGTTTATCTGGGTATTCAAGTACAGTCAAAACAGCCATGATCTTTTCCAACGATGTGTCTTTATTAATGAGTAGAGGGTCGCTATGGGTTCTCT contains these protein-coding regions:
- the def gene encoding peptide deformylase, with protein sequence MAVLTVLEYPDKRLRTIAKPITEFTDELQTQIDDMLDTMYDENGLGLAATQVDYHYRLVVMDFSEERNEPIVFINPEFVVLDDEPNECQEGCLSVPGFYEHIYRAAKVRVKALDRHGKPFELEVDELMAVCVQHEVDHLDGKLMVDYLSPLKRNRIKSKLEKAHKLAQKQG